Proteins from one Setaria italica strain Yugu1 chromosome V, Setaria_italica_v2.0, whole genome shotgun sequence genomic window:
- the LOC101770719 gene encoding oil body-associated protein 2A, with protein sequence MASSDDKPLPTPASATAGGGTAPPGQPTAMSSKVLDMGAAATQSLQPVKQVRQHVCTFALYAHDPKRQVETHHYASRLNQDFLQCAVYDSDAADARLIGVEYMVSRKVFDTLPAEEQRLWHSHAHEIKAGLWASPRVPGMLEKPELDTLAATFGKFWCTWQVDRGDRLPLGAPALMVSPQADPAATVRPALVRKRDDRYGFSTEELRAARADVEAPAEEHPGQADYWLRHRKGFAIDVVPHDMKRHAPFP encoded by the exons ATGGCGTCCAGCGACGACAAACCCCTGCCGACCCCGGCCTCCgcgaccgccggcggcggcaccgcgcCCCCGGGGCAGCCGACCGCGATGTCGTCGAAGGTGCTCGAcatgggcgcggcggcgacgcagtCGCTGCAGCCCGTGAAGCAGGTGAGGCAGCACGTGTGCACGTTCGCGCTGTACGCGCACGACCCCAAGCGGCAGGTGGAGACCCACCACTACGCCTCCCGCCTCAACCAGGACTTCCTCCAGTGCGCCGTCTACGACTCCGATGCCGCCGACGCGCGCCTCATCG GCGTGGAGTACATGGTGTCGAGGAAGGTGTTCGACACGCTGCcggcggaggagcagcggcTGTGGCACTCGCACGCGCACGAGATCAAGGCGGGGCTGTGGGCGAGCCCTCGGGTGCCGGGGATGCTGGAGAAGCCGGAGCTGGACACGCTGGCCGCCACGTTCGGCAAGTTCTGGTGCACCTGGCAGGTGGACCGCGGCGACCGCCTCCCGCTGGGGGCGCCCGCGCTCATGGTGTCGCCGCAGGCCGACCCGGCCGCCACCGTGCGCCCCGCCCTGGTGCGGAAGCGGGACGACAGGTACGGGTTCTCCACGGAGGAGCTCCGCGCGGCCAGGGCCGACGTCGAGGCGCCCGCCGAGGAGCACCCGGGCCAGGCCGACTACTGGCTCCGACACCGCAAGGGGTTCGCCATCGACGTCGTGCCGCACGACATGAAGCGCCACGCGCCGTTCCCGTGA
- the LOC101771114 gene encoding uncharacterized protein LOC101771114, translated as MPSSTIRSISITVSDEDGAAAAPTRRPRAGRRKAAARSLGQRAVRLVARWWPVLLLLPAVALLLFEASRLRGSPPAPATHASSLGRLDPTTRLVHGVREPCLKLLGPKSLTNLVLPKGTKHDSVVKRITYKSDEDDYDTYHSEANSSYLLQHAEATRFNLFTGFQTLAEREDSLKVNETVNVHCGFYSDNGGFKISDEDRRYMRACKVVVSTCAFGGGDDLYQPIGMANSSIGRVCYVAFWDEVTLSTQEAEGKVIGDDSMIGRWRIIVVKSLPFVDQRLNGKIPKMLSHRLFPEARYSIWVDSKYQFRRDPIAVLEALLWRTNSTFAISEHGARSNIYDEGKAIVQKHKATPEEVEVQLTQYRQDGMPDKQRLHGLKALAEASVIVRELTPAPNHFMCTWFNEVVRFTSRDQLSFPYVLWRLNMPGMSMFPVCTRRDLVNSLGHTRKVKPLTQTNPESSAS; from the exons ATGCCGTCGTCGACGATCCGAAGCATCTCCATCACCGTCTCCGACGAAGACGGTGCTGCGGCGGCACCGACCCGGCGTCCCCGCGCcggcaggcggaaggcggcggcgcgtaGCTTGGGGCAGCGGGCGGTGCGGCTGGTGGCGCGGTGGTGGCccgtcctcctgctcctcccggCCGTCGCGCTGCTCCTCTTCGAGGCCTCGCGGCTCCGCGGCtcgcccccggcccccgccacGCACGCCTCCAGCCTCGGACGGCTCGACCCGACCACACGCCTTGTCCATGGCGTGCGCGAGC CTTGCTTGAAGCTCCTTGGTCCCAAAAGTTTGACAAATTTGGTGCTTCCCAAAGGCACAAAACATGATTCTGTGGTTAAGAGGATCACATACAAATCTGACGAAGACGACTACGACACATACCACTCTGAGGCGAACTCTTCGTATTTGCTGCAGCATGCAGAAGCAACTAGGTTTAATTTGTTTACAGGATTTCAGACACTTGCTGAAAGAGAAGATAGCTTGAAG GTGAATGAGACTGTTAATGTGCACTGTGGTTTCTACAGCGACAATGGTGGCTTCAAAATTTCTGACGAGGATAGAAGATACATGAGAGCCTGTAAAGTTGTTGTGTCTACCTGCGCATTTGGTGGTGGGGATGATCTATACCAACCTATTGGAATGGCTAATTCTTCTATCGGCAGG GTTTGCTATGTGGCCTTTTGGGATGAGGTGACACTATCAACTCAGGAAGCTGAAGGAAAGGTAATTGGTGATGATAGCATGATAGGAAGGTGGCGTATCATTGTTGTCAAGAGCCTTCCTTTTGTGGATCAACGATTAAATGGGAAGATCCCAAAG ATGTTGAGTCATCGCCTTTTCCCAGAGGCTAGGTACTCCATATGGGTCGACTCAAAATACCAATTTCGAAGGGATCCGATAGCAGTGCTTGAAGCTCTTCTTTGGAGGACAAACTCTACCTTTGCTATCTCTGAACATGGAGCGCGGAGCAACATTTATGATGAGGGGAAAGCTATTGTTCAAAAGCACAAGGCTACTCCTGAAGAAGTAGAGGTGCAATTGACTCAATATCGTCAAGATGGGATGCCGGACAAACAAAGATTACACGGATTGAAAG CCCTAGCTGAAGCCTCTGTTATTGTGAGGGAGCTCACCCCTGCACCGAACCATTTCATGTGTACTTGGTTCAATGAAGTGGTGCGCTTCACATCTCGGGATCAGCTCAGTTTTCCATATGTTTTGTGGCGCCTAAACATGCCTGGAATGAGCATGTTTCCTGTATGCACTCGCAGGGACCTTGTGAACAGTTTGGGTCACACAAGGAAAGTAAAACCTCTTACACAGACGAATCCAGAGTCGTCTGCCTCGTGA